Proteins found in one Synechococcus sp. LA31 genomic segment:
- a CDS encoding TIGR03279 family radical SAM protein, with amino-acid sequence MWKEPSAGVPLVEASEARLPQPAVVDAVEPDSIGDELGIQPGDRLLSINGVRPRDLIDLQFLVTAEELTLEVQDPDGTLHVVELEKDADDGLGLAFSEALFDGLKQCNNHCPFCFIDQQPPGHRRSLYFKDDDYRLSFLYGSYLTLTNLTAADWQRIEEQRLSPLFVSVHATEPELRSRLLVNPRAALLMEQLEWFQQRQLQIHAQVVVCPGLNDGASLERTLTDLAGFAGGDWPAVLSAAVVPVGLTRYRPEGDGLVPVDRACAQRVIAQVEPLQQRFQAELGSRFAWLSDEWYLMAGYPLPPRDNYEDLPQEGNGVGSIRAFLEAMDEATAALPAALPRPRRVSWVVGRLVAEALQPAVDRLNAVAGLELLLHGLPSPYWGQDQVVTGLLTGADLLEGLADRDLGEELLLPAVMLRQGDPVFLDDQRLEAIAAQLPVSVQLVGGAAEIVAACLGTDA; translated from the coding sequence GTGTGGAAGGAACCCTCAGCCGGCGTTCCCCTGGTGGAGGCCAGTGAAGCGCGGCTTCCGCAGCCGGCCGTGGTGGATGCGGTGGAGCCAGATTCCATCGGTGATGAGCTCGGCATTCAGCCCGGCGATCGGCTGCTGAGCATCAATGGTGTGCGCCCCCGCGATCTGATTGATCTGCAGTTTCTGGTCACTGCGGAAGAACTGACTCTCGAGGTGCAGGATCCCGACGGCACCCTTCACGTGGTGGAGCTGGAGAAAGATGCTGACGACGGGCTGGGCCTGGCTTTCAGTGAAGCCCTGTTCGATGGATTGAAGCAGTGCAACAACCACTGCCCGTTTTGTTTCATTGATCAGCAGCCACCTGGCCATCGCCGCAGCCTTTATTTCAAAGACGACGACTACCGCCTCAGCTTTCTCTACGGCTCATACCTCACACTCACCAACCTCACGGCCGCTGACTGGCAGCGCATCGAAGAGCAACGCCTCTCACCGCTGTTCGTGTCGGTGCATGCCACAGAGCCTGAGCTGCGTTCGCGGTTGCTGGTGAATCCCCGCGCCGCCCTACTAATGGAGCAGCTGGAGTGGTTCCAGCAGCGTCAGCTCCAGATTCACGCCCAGGTGGTGGTCTGTCCGGGGCTCAACGATGGAGCGTCCTTGGAGCGCACCTTGACCGATCTAGCCGGCTTCGCCGGAGGCGATTGGCCGGCGGTGCTCTCCGCGGCGGTTGTGCCGGTGGGGCTCACCCGTTACCGGCCTGAAGGCGATGGTTTGGTGCCTGTGGATCGTGCCTGCGCCCAGCGCGTGATTGCTCAGGTGGAACCGCTGCAGCAGCGCTTTCAGGCTGAGTTGGGTAGCCGCTTTGCTTGGCTGTCCGACGAGTGGTATCTCATGGCGGGCTATCCCCTGCCGCCTCGGGATAACTACGAAGATCTGCCCCAGGAAGGCAATGGGGTGGGCAGCATCCGGGCGTTCTTGGAGGCCATGGATGAGGCCACGGCAGCCCTGCCAGCTGCGCTCCCGCGGCCTCGGCGTGTGAGCTGGGTGGTGGGGCGGCTGGTGGCGGAAGCTCTGCAGCCGGCCGTGGATCGACTCAATGCGGTTGCAGGGTTGGAGCTTTTGCTCCATGGACTGCCCAGCCCTTATTGGGGGCAAGATCAGGTGGTCACCGGCCTGCTCACGGGCGCAGATCTGCTGGAGGGGCTGGCTGATCGCGATCTTGGTGAGGAACTGCTGCTGCCTGCTGTGATGCTGCGGCAGGGTGATCCGGTGTTTCTTGACGACCAACGCCTGGAAGCCATTGCAGCGCAATTGCCTGTGTCGGTGCAGTTGGTGGGGGGTGCGGCTGAGATCGTGGCCGCTTGCCTGGGCACGGACGCCTGA
- a CDS encoding undecaprenyl-diphosphate phosphatase, translating into MFAALPPSDPIGVLEACWRFFVLGVVQGLTEFLPISSTAHLKVVPVVLGWGDPGVAVTAVIQLGSILAVIGFFREDLRQVLAGVRAGVRQRQWQDPQARLGVAIALGTIPILLAGLAIKLGVRDFDQSPLRSLGSIAVVSIAMALLLALAEQIGSRRRLLQQVQVRDGVLVGLAQALALVPGVSRSGSTLTAALFDGWKRADAARFSFLLGIPAITIAGLVELKEAFSQPLAGGVLPLLVGIASSAVVSWLAIAWLLRFLQNHSTWWFVGYRLFFGLALLLWLGHQAV; encoded by the coding sequence GTGTTTGCTGCTCTGCCCCCCTCGGATCCGATCGGGGTGCTCGAAGCTTGTTGGCGCTTTTTTGTGCTGGGTGTGGTGCAGGGCCTCACCGAGTTTCTGCCCATCAGCAGCACTGCGCACCTGAAAGTGGTGCCGGTGGTGTTGGGCTGGGGTGACCCCGGCGTTGCGGTGACCGCCGTGATCCAGCTGGGCAGCATCTTGGCTGTGATTGGCTTCTTTCGCGAGGATCTACGCCAAGTGCTCGCCGGTGTGCGGGCAGGCGTTCGCCAGCGCCAATGGCAAGACCCTCAGGCTCGGCTTGGTGTAGCCATCGCTCTGGGCACCATCCCGATCCTGCTGGCTGGTCTGGCAATCAAGCTCGGGGTGCGTGATTTCGATCAATCGCCATTGCGCAGCCTTGGCTCGATCGCGGTGGTGTCGATCGCGATGGCTCTGTTATTGGCTTTGGCCGAGCAGATCGGCAGCCGCCGGCGCCTGCTGCAGCAGGTGCAGGTTCGCGATGGGGTCTTGGTGGGCCTGGCCCAGGCCTTGGCTTTGGTTCCCGGGGTGTCCCGTTCAGGTAGCACCCTCACCGCTGCGCTCTTTGATGGCTGGAAGCGCGCCGACGCGGCTCGTTTTTCGTTTCTGCTCGGCATTCCCGCCATCACGATCGCCGGTCTGGTGGAGTTGAAAGAGGCCTTCAGCCAGCCTCTGGCCGGTGGGGTGCTGCCGCTGCTGGTGGGGATCGCTTCCTCGGCCGTGGTGTCATGGCTGGCCATCGCCTGGTTGCTGCGCTTTTTGCAGAACCACAGCACCTGGTGGTTTGTGGGTTACAGGTTGTTCTTCGGGCTGGCCCTGCTGCTTTGGTTGGGCCACCAGGCGGTCTGA
- a CDS encoding DUF3120 domain-containing protein has translation MLVIGVSPSLTVAALPPNASRLAASHAAAPSQWPLSLVGALLVALPVFLQAPWVRLAPFSAALFTAPLLLAGILLARQPNPRLSTAGTLLVGFSGSWLGGCLFWGWCRLHPLWHLPIEAFALPLALGGLNTRWRLAASFYLASLLGTAATDGVMAITGVMRRWTDVLLAPPDQAPHLLQAAALGVMQPMALTVTLLAGGLLVSLCRRFWRHPDPAWRLAASAMGTTLAVDGLFLAAALWAPQLSGLI, from the coding sequence ATGTTGGTGATCGGGGTCTCGCCCAGCCTCACGGTGGCCGCGCTGCCCCCCAACGCTTCTCGCTTGGCTGCAAGCCATGCAGCCGCCCCGAGCCAGTGGCCGCTGAGCCTGGTGGGGGCACTTCTGGTCGCGCTGCCAGTGTTTCTGCAGGCTCCATGGGTACGGCTGGCGCCCTTTAGCGCTGCGCTCTTCACAGCACCACTGCTGCTGGCCGGCATCTTGCTAGCCCGCCAGCCCAACCCCCGCCTCAGCACGGCGGGCACTCTGCTGGTGGGGTTTAGCGGCAGTTGGCTGGGGGGGTGCCTGTTCTGGGGCTGGTGCCGTCTCCATCCGCTCTGGCATCTGCCGATCGAAGCCTTTGCCTTGCCGCTTGCGCTAGGAGGGCTCAACACCCGCTGGCGACTCGCAGCGAGCTTCTACCTCGCATCGCTGCTGGGCACCGCCGCCACCGATGGGGTGATGGCGATCACCGGCGTGATGCGGCGATGGACCGATGTGTTGCTGGCCCCCCCTGATCAAGCCCCACACCTGCTTCAGGCGGCGGCCCTGGGTGTGATGCAACCCATGGCATTAACGGTGACGCTGCTGGCTGGCGGCCTGCTGGTGAGCCTGTGTCGCCGCTTTTGGCGCCATCCCGACCCAGCCTGGCGCCTAGCCGCCTCTGCCATGGGCACCACCTTGGCCGTGGACGGGCTCTTTCTGGCGGCTGCCCTCTGGGCCCCTCAACTGAGCGGCCTGATCTGA
- the psbU gene encoding photosystem II complex extrinsic protein PsbU: MKRLVSWLMSGVLMASLLFGLVMTPSAQAADLNNVADEKIAERGGKVDLNNCSVRRFQAYPGMYPTLAGKIVLGGPYNSVDDLFNLDLTDRQKELVEKYKDNFTVTPPSIALNEGFDRINDGQYR, translated from the coding sequence ATGAAACGGCTGGTTTCGTGGCTCATGAGTGGCGTGCTGATGGCCAGCCTGCTCTTCGGCTTAGTGATGACCCCTTCGGCTCAGGCAGCCGATCTGAACAACGTGGCCGACGAGAAAATCGCCGAACGCGGCGGCAAGGTTGACCTCAACAACTGTTCGGTTCGTCGCTTCCAGGCCTACCCCGGGATGTACCCCACCCTGGCGGGCAAGATTGTTTTAGGTGGTCCTTACAACAGTGTTGACGACCTGTTCAACCTCGATCTCACCGATCGCCAGAAGGAGCTGGTGGAGAAGTACAAGGACAACTTCACCGTGACTCCACCCTCGATCGCCCTCAATGAGGGCTTCGATCGGATCAACGACGGCCAGTACCGCTGA
- the nadB gene encoding L-aspartate oxidase, with the protein MVELPSNWDVVVVGGGAAGLMAALELPPQLRVLLLSKDHAPRSASRWAQGGIAAVTRPDDSFESHRDDTIRAGGGLCDTPAVELLVQQAPACVKRLLELGMDFDHHNGALSTTLEAAHSHRRVLHAQDRTGGALVDALEQQALQRQGLLRLQGALALQLWIENGRCCGLQMLHAGSLRWLRARAVVLATGGGGHLYANTTNPSQASGDGIAMAWQAGAVIRDLEFVQFHPTALMLPGAPHFLISEAVRGEGARLVDAYGNSPVSHLPEGDLAARDAVSRALVQCMREQQLEHLWLDLRPVGSTKLEQQFPTILGRCRELGLEPTTAPIPVAPAAHYWMGGVRTDAMAATTIPGLYAVGEVTSTGVHGANRLASNSLMECLVFARQLGNLQLAEANAPREARQQPLVGLPVPTGEQFRELERRQQDLRRLCWQSAGVERCVSQLRHGLASSRLSLHQVNDDPWLRAAQQQPPEHCADLAPTEAAWISRAHDLQQRLVVTQLLLEAALFRQESRGGHFRVDAPSPQPFWRRHTVQQRHQAIGTEAVAAD; encoded by the coding sequence ATGGTTGAGCTGCCCTCCAATTGGGATGTCGTGGTGGTGGGCGGCGGAGCCGCCGGGCTGATGGCGGCCCTCGAGCTCCCGCCGCAGCTGCGGGTGCTGCTGCTCAGCAAAGACCACGCACCCCGCTCCGCCAGCCGCTGGGCCCAGGGCGGCATCGCTGCAGTCACTCGGCCTGACGACAGCTTCGAAAGCCATCGCGACGACACGATCAGGGCAGGCGGTGGGCTGTGCGATACGCCGGCCGTGGAACTGCTCGTGCAACAGGCTCCCGCCTGCGTGAAGCGGCTGCTGGAGCTGGGGATGGATTTTGATCACCACAACGGCGCTCTCAGCACCACTCTCGAGGCGGCCCATAGCCACCGGCGCGTGCTGCATGCCCAGGACCGCACCGGTGGTGCCCTTGTGGATGCCCTGGAACAACAGGCACTGCAACGGCAAGGCCTGCTGCGACTCCAAGGTGCGCTGGCCCTACAGCTGTGGATTGAGAACGGGCGCTGCTGCGGCCTGCAGATGCTGCATGCGGGCAGCCTGCGCTGGCTGCGCGCCCGGGCCGTGGTGCTGGCCACCGGCGGTGGCGGCCACCTCTATGCCAACACCACCAACCCCTCCCAAGCCAGTGGCGATGGCATCGCCATGGCCTGGCAGGCAGGTGCGGTCATTCGAGACCTGGAATTTGTGCAATTTCACCCCACGGCACTGATGTTGCCTGGGGCTCCCCACTTCCTGATCTCAGAAGCGGTGCGCGGCGAAGGCGCTCGCCTTGTGGATGCCTATGGCAACAGCCCGGTGAGCCATCTCCCCGAGGGGGATCTGGCCGCGCGCGATGCCGTGAGCCGTGCACTCGTGCAGTGCATGCGCGAACAGCAGCTCGAGCATCTCTGGCTAGACCTGCGCCCGGTGGGCAGCACAAAGTTGGAGCAGCAGTTCCCCACGATCCTTGGGCGCTGCCGTGAACTGGGCCTTGAGCCCACCACCGCCCCGATCCCGGTAGCTCCAGCCGCCCACTACTGGATGGGTGGCGTGCGCACGGATGCCATGGCCGCCACCACAATCCCTGGTCTCTACGCCGTCGGCGAGGTGACCAGCACCGGGGTGCACGGCGCTAATCGCCTAGCCAGCAACTCCCTGATGGAATGCCTGGTGTTCGCACGGCAGCTAGGGAACTTGCAGCTGGCGGAGGCCAACGCGCCCCGCGAGGCTCGCCAGCAGCCCCTAGTCGGCCTGCCCGTTCCCACCGGAGAGCAGTTCCGGGAGCTGGAGCGCCGCCAACAGGATCTGCGCCGCCTCTGCTGGCAATCCGCTGGCGTGGAGCGGTGTGTCAGCCAGTTGCGCCACGGCTTGGCCAGCAGCCGGCTCAGCCTGCACCAGGTCAACGACGACCCATGGCTGCGGGCTGCGCAGCAGCAACCACCAGAGCACTGCGCTGATCTGGCCCCCACGGAAGCTGCCTGGATCAGCAGGGCCCACGACCTGCAACAGCGCCTGGTGGTGACCCAATTGCTCTTGGAAGCAGCCCTGTTCCGCCAGGAAAGCCGAGGTGGCCACTTCCGGGTGGATGCACCG